In Deinococcus depolymerans, the following are encoded in one genomic region:
- a CDS encoding response regulator gives MGRMAYTILVADDEPAIRTMLEVILSADGHDIVAVSDGKSALDYLREHTPDAMLLDVKMPHMDGFEICSRVKRIKRLRDTPVLLLTGFDDDQTRDHAKLVGADDIVYKPLSGKNLRGRVNQLIEARRR, from the coding sequence ATGGGCCGCATGGCGTATACCATTCTCGTCGCAGACGACGAACCGGCCATCCGGACCATGCTGGAGGTCATTCTGTCGGCGGACGGGCACGATATCGTGGCTGTTTCTGATGGCAAGTCGGCGCTGGATTACCTGCGTGAACACACTCCGGACGCGATGCTGCTGGACGTGAAGATGCCGCACATGGACGGATTCGAGATCTGCTCGCGCGTCAAGCGCATCAAGCGGCTGCGGGACACCCCGGTGCTGCTGCTCACCGGGTTCGACGACGACCAGACCCGCGATCACGCGAAACTGGTCGGCGCGGACGACATCGTGTACAAGCCGCTGTCCGGCAAGAACCTGCGCGGCCGCGTGAACCAGCTCATCGAGGCGCGCCGCCGTTGA